From one Maniola jurtina chromosome 5, ilManJurt1.1, whole genome shotgun sequence genomic stretch:
- the LOC123865722 gene encoding uncharacterized protein LOC123865722: MMKLMIIFLVTIVTPALCQYAIQTGLRPDVRFGEGNDRFDITNLIRQEKKHFKPNLDSQSEEFRRRSKPRDKKKYYKANENDLPWPKLLNTETGRSILRNRIKNKLEDHVNNLANTVIHKIRGMRRNEEFAYHDDMNSEGDGEDFNTNLRAFDHVQDFNDDENDYVRRQNRLQDIVNKLHGTNQTRRMAMDPEKEILFHYAFPVDMKIEGFLQAPVN, from the exons ATGATG AAACTCATGATCATATTTCTGGTTACCATCGTCACTCCAGCGTTGTGCCAATACGCTATTCAAACCGGCCTGCGCCCCGACGTCAGGTTCGGCGAAGGCAACGACAGGTTTGACATCACCAACCTCATCCGACAAGAAAAGAAGCATTTTAAACCTAATCTAGACTCGCAGTCTGAAGAATTTAGACGAAG GTCTAAACCACGAGacaaaaagaaatattataaagcaaaCGAAAACGATCTTCCATGGCCTAAATTACTGAATACCGAAACTGGGAGAAGTATTTTAAGAAACagaataaagaataaacttGAAGACCATGTCAACAATCTCGCTAATACGGTTATACACAAGATTAGAGGCATGCGACGGAATGAGGAGTTTGCGTATCATGACGATATGAATAGCGAAGGTGATGGGGAAGACTTTAATACCAACCTTAGAGCATTTGACCACGTTCAGGattttaatgatgatgaaaatgattATGTACGAAGACAAAATCGTTTGCAAGATATTGTCAATAAGTTGCATGGGACAAATCAAACTCGGCGGATGGCGATGGATCCCGAGAAAGAAATATTGTTTCACTACGCGTTCCCCGTTGATATGAAGATTGAAGGGTTTTTGCAAGCGCCTGTAAATTAA
- the LOC123865721 gene encoding protein ecdysoneless homolog, with the protein MTKRLFQILSLIAIFAVNGIKSDDTIKALRKILKELNAPTEDNDEGNHNSKIVYLPSHYKHAQAKFKGGKSAPNLMNIQTMNLFLKPKRQRSEADVKKFLRLDAENRCKATGRCGCSGARCGHNKEEDLTYEVDRVLNEVNKQLAREDDKTRYDRDIVNLEKRDEDRNRDIDENHQQRDRDNEDRIKNDGKYFDDVEETKHTRDNDEYDDERDSKNRVDRENLLNSKRIKINDNLDVVILDKSDLDLLLRNEDFLDPTRKDVDKDGEDKEMFQKVLKGLKKFANAEDKASERSKNVVTPEEFFGHYETIKQLVVAKVFDYVKDKKLSSFLKLKHISPYQRSKLRSIKLKYKRGEMKDDAIEEEIVNIIFGQQSNMKIVSQTENDNKIFVPKWLYDKILSYKNSINNNLRTQNAQKRILPLTLQQKERLNKKSLVEQGKTIPKLVWRKNAGHDLQKFGIPFDLDVHGLAQMAV; encoded by the coding sequence atgACTAAAAGACTTTTCCAAATTTTGTCTCTCATAGCCATTTTTGCTGTAAACGGTATCAAAAGCGATGATACCATAAAAGCTTTGAGGAAAATACTTAAAGAATTGAATGCACCAACTGAAGACAATGATGAAGGGAATCATAATTCCAAAATAGTATACCTTCCAAGTCACTACAAGCACGCGCAGGCTAAATTTAAAGGTGGTAAAAGTGCTCCTAACCTCATGAATATACAGACGATGaacttgtttttaaaacctaaaagaCAGCGAAGTGAAGCTGATGTAAAGAAGTTCCTACGATTAGATGCTGAAAACAGATGCAAGGCTACTGGTAGGTGTGGATGCTCTGGAGCTAGATGCGGTCATAATAAGGAAGAAGATTTGACGTATGAGGTAGATAGAGTACTTAATGAAGTCAACAAACAACTAGCTAGAGAGGATGATAAAACCAGATATGATAGGGATATCGTCAATTTAGAAAAGAGGGATGAGGATAGAAATAGGGATATAGATGAAAACCATCAACAAAGGGACAGAGATAATGAAGATAGAATTAAAAATGATGGCAAGTATTTTGATGATGTCGAAGAAACAAAACATACTAGAGACAATGACGAATATGATGATGAAAGAGACAGCAAAAATAGAGTTGATAGAGAGAATTTGTTAAACAGCAAGAGGATCAAAATTAACGATAATCTTGACGTAGTGATACTGGATAAATCAGATTTAGATCTACTTCTTAGAAATGAGGATTTTCTTGATCCCACTAGAAAAGATGTTGACAAAGATGGCGAGGATAAAGAAATGTTCCAGAAAGTTcttaaaggattaaaaaaattcGCCAATGCTGAAGATAAAGCAAGCGAAAGATCCAAGAATGTTGTTACACCAGAAGAATTTTTTGGACATTATGAAACTATTAAACAGCTAGTAGTAGCAAAGGTGTTTGATTATGTAAAAGATAAAAAGCTATCCAGTTTTCTAAAGCTCAAACATATTTCGCCATACCAAAGAAGCAAACTGCGAAGTATTAAACTGAAATACAAACGCGGGGAAATGAAGGACGATGCTATAGAGGAAGAAATTGTAAACATTATTTTCGGACAGCAAAGTAACATGAAAATAGTTTCGCAGACTGAAAATGATAACAAAATTTTCGTCCCCAAGTGGTTGTATGATAAAATACTTAGTTACAAGAATAGCATTAACAATAATCTAAGAACTCAGAATGCTCAAAAGCGTATTCTACCATTAACCTTACAACAAAAAGAGAGGCTCAATAAAAAAAGCTTAGTAGAACAGGGAAAAACTATTCCGAAATTAGTGTGGCGAAAAAATGCGGGCCATGATCTTCAGAAATTCGGAATACCTTTCGATTTGGATGTTCACGGGTTAGCTCAAATGGCGGTATAG
- the LOC123865723 gene encoding kxDL motif-containing protein CG10681, giving the protein MANDTPESDFSIECFQNYSAPEVFVQGLAGMVDQTDVEVIIRAQKTMLQRFEKTTEMLTNCNQLSASRLRAASVEFKKHTQLLLDMKKDLEFIFKKIRAIKTKLSTQYPEAYKLAAAQAVIKKPVEEEEEFPSETQIESKMVATVSTETLKPTTSEEKKPKKKTDKIDSEVQPKESSRSVKKVKSSSSSETESASSGDESSTDTG; this is encoded by the exons ATGGCCAATGATACCCCAGAGAGCGATTTCTCGATAGAATGCTTTCAGAACTACTCGGCTCCAGAGGTATTTGTCCAGGGCCTGGCCGGGATGGTGGATCAAACTGATGTTGAAGTAATCATTCGAGCGCAGAAAACCAT GCTACAAAGGTTTGAGAAGACAACAGAAATGCTGACCAACTGCAACCAGCTGTCAGCTAGCCGTCTCCGGGCTGCCTCGGTGGAGTTCAAGAAGCACACGCAACTCTTGCTAGACATGAAGAAGGACCTGGAGTTCATATTCAAGAAGATCAGAGCTATTAAGACTAAGCTAAG CACACAATACCCAGAAGCATACAAACTAGCAGCAGCCCAAGCAGTCATAAAAAAACCAGTTGAAGAAGAGGAAGAGTTCCCTTCCGAAACCCAAATAGAATCAAAAATGGTTGCAACTGTCTCTACAGAAACTTTGAAACCGACAACCAGCGAGGAAAAGAAACCAAAGAAGAAGACAGATAAAATAGATTCAGAAGTACAACCCAAGGAATCTTCTAGAAGTGTTAAGAAGGTTAAAAGTAGTAGTTCTTCTGAAACAGAAAGTGCTAGTTCTGGTGATGAAAGTAGTACAGATACTGGTTGA
- the LOC123865726 gene encoding ubiquitin-conjugating enzyme E2 T-like — MSSARSGRLLRELEKLNVRPPWGITCKPEKEDVMDVLKVSMLGPQGSPYEKGRFELTINIPDRYPFEPPQVKFLTPIYHPNIDKGGRICMNILKMPPKGLWLPTLTIESLLLAIQTLLAYPFPEDPLMLDVADEFKYAKEQFLENARKHTEQHAVLEKKQ, encoded by the exons ATGTCCAGTGCACGTTCAGGACGTTTACTACGTGAGCTTGAAAAACTGAATGTCAGGCCACCATGGGGAATAACTTGCAAACCCGAGAAGGAGGATGTTATGGACGTGTTAAAAGTCAGCATGCTCGGCCCCCAGGGTTCTCCGTATGAAAAAGGGAGATTTGAGCTTACTATCAACATACCAGACAGATATCCCTTCGAGCCTCCTCAAGTCAAGTTCCTTACGCCTATATACCATCCCAATATTGATAAAG GTGGCAGAATCTGTATGAACATATTAAAAATGCCTCCCAAGGGCTTATGGCTGCCCACTTTAACCATCGAGTCTCTCCTCCTCGCTATACAAACACTGCTAGCATATCCCTTCCCGGAAGATCCATTGATGTTAGATGTCGCGGATGAGTTTAAATATGCTAAAGAGCAGTTTTTAGAGAATGCGAGGAAACATACAGAGCAGCATGCAGTGTTAGAAAAGAAACAATAA